A single region of the Leptodactylus fuscus isolate aLepFus1 chromosome 5, aLepFus1.hap2, whole genome shotgun sequence genome encodes:
- the AMIGO2 gene encoding amphoterin-induced protein 2, whose amino-acid sequence MPLFDSSLFEELGNVLAKWKSITYVFLLLTVSIVGGAPGVCPPACICASDIVSCTNRNLSMVPRTIFKCIRKLDLSYNKIGFLDPDWFPVMFDKLHTLILHHNTISSISGGSFSTLRNVRFLDLSSNHLRTLSNPVFQELKMLEELLLYNNQLTNIDSGAFGGLHKLQKLYLSYNALTHFPLDLYIGRNKLSELVLLDISHNQLQAVPVQDISLISARQLSGIYLHENRFLCDCHLNTMLNFWYRRHFTPVVDFKSYYSCTLPSESKKLLLIQENFLNCSESTVNDSYHAFGLLYEVQIGERLVVHCDSKIVDKDTQFIWRSPEDKTLEPEKKTDHYRVFLNGSLEIEEAQIVDSGIYSCTAINKLVNETIDIRVTVGNFTSHKSHSHEAFNTAFTTLAACVVSIILVLLYLYLTPCRCWCKSRKNKRKQNQNSAHSSILSATPSHEPQSERKSSTGKRVVFLEPVKETQQGQNGKARLIPSENLTADGILKNSRSKSDSDSVNSVFSDAPFIAPV is encoded by the coding sequence ATGCCTTTGTTTGATTCATCTTTGTTCGAGGAACTTGGAAATGTACTTGCAAAATGGAAAAGCATTACCTACGTGTTTCTGCTGCTCACCGTCAGCATTGTTGGTGGTGCTCCTGGGGTGTGTCCTCCAGCTTGCATTTGTGCCAGTGATATAGTAAGCTGCACTAATAGGAACTTATCTATGGTGCCCAGGACAATCTTCAAGTGTATTAGAAAACTAGATCTAAGCTACAATAAAATAGGGTTCCTGGACCCCGACTGGTTCCCAGTCATGTTTGATAAATTGCACACTTTAATATTACATCATAATACAATAAGCAGCATCTCTGGTGGTAGTTTCTCCACCTTACGAAATGTGAGATTTCTTGATTTATCATCAAATCATCTAAGGACGCTGAGTAACCCGGTTTTTCAAGAACTTAAGATGCTAGAAGAGCTCCTGCTGTACAACAATCAGTTAACTAACATTGATTCTGGGGCTTTTGGAGGACTACATAAACTGCAGAAATTGTATCTGAGTTACAATGCACTAACGCATTTCCCACTGGACTTGTACATTGGCAGAAATAAACTGTCGGAACTTGTATTGTTGGACATTTCTCACAATCAGTTGCAAGCAGTGCCTGTCCAGGATATAAGTTTAATTTCCGCAAGGCAACTCAGCGGAATTTACCTTCACGAGAACCGATTTTTATGTGACTGCCATTTAAATACAATGTTAAACTTCTGGTATCGGAGGCATTTTACTCCAGTCGTAGATTTCAAAAGTTATTATAGCTGCACTTTACCATCTGAGTCCAAAAAACTGCTACTTATTCAAGAGAACTTTCTCAACTGTTCCGAAAGTACTGTGAATGATTCTTATCATGCGTTTGGTCTGTTGTATGAGGTTCAGATTGGAGAGAGGCTGGTGGTCCATTGTGACAGCAAGATAGTCGACAAAGATACACAATTTATTTGGAGAAGCCCAGAGGACAAAACACTCGAACCAGAAAAAAAGACGGATCATTACCGTGTGTTTCTCAATGGAAGTCTGGAAATTGAAGAGGCACAAATTGTAGATTCAGGTATTTATTCCTGCACCGCAATAAACAAACTGGTTAATGAAACCATAGATATTAGAGTAACAGTGGGCAATTTTACAAGTCACAAGTCTCATTCACATGAAGCATTCAACACGGCCTTTACTACACTTGCTGCATGTGTAGTCAGTATCATTTTAGTCCTACTCTACCTTTATCTCACCCCCTGCAGATGTTGGTGTAAGTCtaggaaaaataaaagaaaacagaACCAAAACAGTGCTCACTCCTCCATCTTAAGTGCCACACCATCACATGAGCCCCAGAGTGAAAGAAAATCAAGCACAGGAAAACGGGTAGTGTTCCTGGAACCAGTCAAGGAAACCCAGCAAGGCCAAAATGGGAAAGCCCGACTGATTCCCAGTGAGAATCTCACTGCCGATGGCATCTTAAAGAATAGCAGATCAAAGTCTGACTCGGATTCCGTCAACTCTGTCTTCTCAGATGCTCCTTTCATCGCACCAGTCTAA